The Biomphalaria glabrata chromosome 13, xgBioGlab47.1, whole genome shotgun sequence sequence TTGAGGTGACCGGCGGATATGTTAGAGCATATTGCCCAAGGTCAACGCTTCTCAGCCACAACGTGACGACCCAGTGGCAACAGCCGTTAGGGAAAACGAACTTAACGAGAGTCTGTTGAACAGGCCGAATAGAAGGGCGCCCTAACTATTCTCCAACTATCCACACATGGTAACCTAAGGGCGATTCTAAGACCTGCATGGCTGATGTGATACAGAGACGGTATATGGGAGAGGCTCCCGGTGTGCCCGAAGGCTCTGATGAATGATCAATGGgtaacagagagatggaaaaaatacatctgcttggatctcttctaaaaaaatcaatgtttcagACATGCCGACGGAACGAAAATGTCATGGACATAGATTTCCAAGTGTCATTGACTTGACTCTTACCACAATCACAAAGAACCTACTACATTTTGTAATAAACATCCGTAATGCCGGGTATTTCAGCTAGTACCAAATATGACTAGTAaagtatagttcccctttcagaccttgtggtctatagggcagatgatgtaacggtcatctgattctgtggcctacggtaaacgagggtgtcatgtggccagcacaacgactaaccgcctttactttccccaactaatgtcaggtacccattagagctggatggactcagaggcgcccaaggatcccgaaataaaaatcccagtcttcaccaggtttcgaacccgggaccctcggttcagaagccaagcgctttaccgctcagccaccacacctcctaCCAAATAGGACTAGTTCAAGATATTACTTCGTCCctttttgtacaaatatttgctCTACTCTAATTACGTCTAAATAAAACCGACCTCTACATTGtataaaaacaatgaaatacaaaatatactTACAGTTCATGACTTGCAATTGTATCAGCTTGGTAACATTTAGCCCTCCTTGTAGAGTGCATCCTAACTTTTGAACGTACGCCTGTGGCTCACGGTATAAGTTGTGGGTGTCCCTGGTCAAGGTATAACTCAACGAGCTGCCAACTGTCCTGTCAAATAATTTGACGAGTCCTTCTGAGTTCTCGTACATTACAGTCAACACCGAGTCGGAGCTTCCCTTCGACTGACAGGTCACAGTGACATCCTGATTCTCGCAGATCAATACATCAGTGGTAGTTAGTCCGTTTACAGATACATCTAAACcttaaaaggggaaataaatcagGATTTACTAAAGAGATCAGCTCTAATGAAGATAGTTCATATGTAACGGCAAAGGCAAAAGGGGAGGTTATGTAGTGCTACCGatttacattatttaatatttagagtTATCTCCCGTCATCCATTTACGGACTAATTTAAAACTTTGCAAAACTATTTATtggtatagacaagacataaatcaatgaaatgaaataaccaattatcaattaattactggtaattaattattttgtttgataccaacatgaAAACTTactacttcagtattcacagctATGGTTAAATATGTAAGGTTTTATATCATAATCTATTGAACATGATATTTCtcgtttttgtttaatattgaataagggaaataacttaaaCATTATTGACATATATAGTTTCTAGTGTAGAGTTATTttccttaaataagcttttttgtttcctaaaaaaaagaaaaggattttccaatgctaatatcaactcactcagggCCGGTCCGTacagttgcggggccctatgcaaaactgattgcgcggggcctagtctgggtgggaaaaaggataataaattaaaattaagttttGTATTATAAGGTAAATCGACTttcaattttattcattctttactaagtacaaaattgcgatcaaattaactttactttacgaactttGCAACCTATGACATATATCTATACCTGTGACTatgaaagtaaataaagtattggaacttccgattaatATGAAAATTAGCcccattattacattttattacatgaaagctgacaattatttttttcttttatcgcgcatAGGATAGGCattttccgcaatgaatgaaacccacaaatgacaatttagtatatttttcaggagatttttatgagttttccggagattttaataaattcaggagattgcatgacgcgtaggacgtaatcatcttcttttttgaagtaacgtctgtgttatataagataagataagatttccaggaattttccgcatatattttgcaatataATGATttcacctagaattagcgcggggcctatgaaagcgcggggcccactgcgaccgcataggttgcagtggtctaagaccggccctgaactcactctgtctgtctgtttgtctgtctggtaaaaatgtttttacacgttatttatcAAATccccaatctctgatcaagctgaaattagcacaattatttcttgtaccggTTGAATCAATTGTTTCATTGTGCTCTATGAAGAGTTGAATTCATTAATAGATCTGCTTGAAGGTTTCTGTACAAAGTCATACATAAGGGATGTGCAGTTAATAGAGGAaccttttctttatttttaaggcTTCATGCCTCTTTTTAGTTATCGGGCCTcataccgttttttttttagtggataCCTACCGCCGATATTAATTGTTTCCAATTAATATCGGAGATAATTAGTCTAATAGaagaacttttttaaaatctaattttatggATTGATGCTTCTTTTATGGACTTACTTTTCCCTATTAgggattaatttttttagcggcccccgaaaggggaaaagacgctattagttttgtgtgaaatgtctgtccgtctgtccgttcgtcccgtttagatctcgtaaactagaaaggatagtgaaaatccgacatcacaatattttagattttagacaatcaaagttctgatggaACGGCtacttctaattttttaaatcacttatgcaagcagttttttaaaaagagaaaatgctatttagtatgcattaaaaaatagacctaatttaaaacgaattgTAATCTTATAAACTGCATTTTCATAAGCATTCGTATTATGGTAGAGGAAATGATAAGTTTTATTGACGATACGAATAACGCAATGAGCTCtatcaaaacaattacatctaaTATAACACGTAATAGGccaggtaaagcgcttggcttccgaacgggtgtcccgggttcgaatcctggtgaagactgagattttcaacttcggaatccttgtgcgcctctgagttcacccagccttaataggtacctgacattagttggggaaaagcaaaagcggttggtcgttgtgctggcttcatgacaccctcgttaaccgtaggccacaaaaacagatgaactttacatcatctgccctatagaccacaaggtctgaaaggggaactagttaggccaggctcacatctaactttgcattcacttgcacctattcTTTGATACTCGGGACCGTTGggacactacacaagatctgtcaaccttctttctccattcttatctctcatttgtctttgatataatttaattcggatgttctttcttaaaatattgaaacctgcctgggtggaccacttcggtggccgattttgagtttttgtctccacacaaactgtctttgtaaccttgtattttttttttttttggtcatttcgGCCGTATATCAATTTGTTTAATTGGACACCTACCACTCATAGTAATTGTTTCCAATTAATATCGTGGAGATGATGTCAATTGGTTATCGTATTAATATAATACTCTATGTGTTTTTGATACATTAACAACTATCATTTAAAGATGTATATACAATGAGAAAGTATGGATTATTATCGGTTGCATAAAGGAGGAATAGATTTGTACAaacatcaacttttttttatacttgttctgatttagtattttttaacaTCTAAGCTGGATTAGCAATGGAAACAGAAATACATGATCTGATCATCTCAACGGCTTTGACTTCTGATTAAAGTGAACCACAGCTACATCCAACGGTCGAAATTTCCGGCTGCTAAAAagtaagttatttcccttggagGTAACCCCTGGCTAATCAAGTTATTTCGAGTATGACAAATGACcaaaatgttacatttctaTCTGCTTCACGATTCATGCCAATAGTATATCCGCCGTCTGCTGCAGTTTGATTCATGGCTTTCTTTTTACAAACAATCTAAACTTCTGtaatataactaaaaaaaaagaagttaaaaaGACTTATTGCACAAATTCAGAGGTGGCTCCCAAAGGGTCCTCCCAGTTTAGTCCCCAGTTTGGTAAGCAAAGCAAGGTTTCAGTATTTTCAGCCCAAACATCAGAAATTATTAACTACAATTTATAAAATGCCAGTATCCTTCCTGCATACGAAATAGACGTCTGATGggcaaaataattattattactattattattacattgttaatatgtataagtatttaATGAACCTATTGTTATGAGCATGTGGTTCACTGTGAGTCAGATATAATGGTTCAATACTTCGTCTGTTCACAAGATAATGCTcaggtttgtttgtttatctTTGACCACCCTGAGACTATCGGTtcgttgcttttttttataaatcactAGATGGTAGTATATGATGGTGCTTTTATCGATTGCCAGGTAATGGTTAAAAGGTAGTCAAATATAGTGGTATATGATGGTGCTTTTATCGATTGCCAGGTAATGGTTAAAAGGTAATCAAATATAATGGTATATGATGGTGATTTTATCGATTGCCAGGTAATGGTTAAAAGGTAATCAAATATAATGGTATATGATGGTGATTTTATCGATTGACAGGTAATGGTTAAAAGGTAATCAAATATAATGGTATATGATGGTGATTTTATCGATTGCCAGGTAATGGTTAAAAGGTAATCAAATATAATGGTATATGATGGTGATTTTATCGATTGACAGGTAATGGTTAAAAGGTAATCAAATATAATGGTATATGATGGTGATTTTATCGATTGACAGGTAATGGTTAAAAGGTAATCAAATATAATGGTATATGATGGTGCTTTTATCGATTGCCAGGTAATGGTTAAAAGGTAATCAAATATAATGGTATATGATGGTGCTTTTATCGATTGCCAGGTAATGGTTAAAAGGTAATCAAATATAATGGTATATGATGGTGCTTTTATCGATTGCCAGGTAATGGTTAAAAGGTAATCAAATATAATGGTATATGATGGTGCTTTTATCGATTGCCAGGTAATGGTTAAAAGGTAATCACATATAATGGTATATGATGGTGCTTTTATCGATTGCCAGGTAATGGTTAAAAGGTAATCAAATATAATGGTATATGATTGTGATTTTATCGATTGCCAGGTAATGGTTAAAAGGTAATCAAATATAATGGTATATGATGGTGCTTTTATCGATTGCCAGGTAATGGTTAAAAGGTAATCAAATATAATGGTATATGATGGTGCTTTTATCACATATTTAAAATGCTTACTTGTTACTTCGACAATCCATGTCACAAGactgttattattataatcctGGCACTCTATTCGTTTCAGGTAAGGGTCCACTCTAATGGCATGAAAATATGATGTTTTTGGACTTGCCATATGTGAACTATTATATTCTTCTGGCTTTTTATAACTGACAATAACACctgttaaaaaatacatataaagtatttacacacatacacaggtagtgacacacacacacacaacaaagtACATCACATTATAGCATGTGCGATCCTTTGCGATTGTGTAGATACATTTATGAATGATAATAAAGAATGGAAGCACTGGGAAGTCAATATGGCCTGGATGTCTTTGAAAGAGTTTCATTCAAGGCATATGACAAAGTAGATGGGAGAAAGacgtcgacagatcatgtgtggtgccgaAACATAAAAACCGattaagagataggtgaaggcgAATCTGAATAATAACAgtaattataaatactttatcttctagccagctttattgctgctgagctatgagctcttttgcagactgtgccaagggaAAAAAAGTGTGGTGTTTTCTTCAgatgttcagcactgccgtacaggctgttaggctgtagtggaagtagggtctgcctaaggtggatttaggaaggggcattcaaagaggatatagTTTACGTTTTCATTaaggtgggcgcagtgtctgcaaagggggagttgtgtggagttcaTTGTGAGTTTGTATTTATCCTAAATgactttttataatttataattcttAATTTAagtacaagaaaaacataaaagaatacttgaaaaaaaaa is a genomic window containing:
- the LOC106070419 gene encoding uncharacterized protein LOC106070419 isoform X3, which produces MYLVSLWSIGFALLCMFKYTVLGSTINSLRLIELQNFTVECLHGNVQWMVTFGNSRSRAALCQRNSTYVGCTNELGSSVIVSYKKPEEYNSSHMASPKTSYFHAIRVDPYLKRIECQDYNNNSLVTWIVEVTSLDVSVNGLTTTDVLICENQDVTVTCQSKGSSDSVLTVMYENSEGLVKLFDRTVGSSLSYTLTRDTHNLYREPQAYVQKLGCTLQGGLNVTKLIQLQVMNYAPSTQHLGEDRLEELNSIKVSHRLPISSRPEVQRCKSLQLLTDQNQS
- the LOC106070419 gene encoding uncharacterized protein LOC106070419 isoform X2, with translation MVTFGNSRSRAALCQRNSTYVGCTNELGSSVIVSYKKPEEYNSSHMASPKTSYFHAIRVDPYLKRIECQDYNNNSLVTWIVEVTSLDVSVNGLTTTDVLICENQDVTVTCQSKGSSDSVLTVMYENSEGLVKLFDRTVGSSLSYTLTRDTHNLYREPQAYVQKLGCTLQGGLNVTKLIQLQVMNCFTIEPQLPRRSTVNLRQFSTIGLPVSIVCFVIIVIVILVVYYRRSKHAASGRGQIRGAQQHQSESPSSDIQPSGSPAMQISAITNRPESILVKDSPLPPNFSAPPPSYEEVVYLGR